The Pseudomonas eucalypticola genome has a window encoding:
- a CDS encoding polysaccharide biosynthesis/export family protein, producing MKRSLLGVLLITALVQGCAFAPGQHMTPDDVQDKDTGPVTVVPITSTSVNQQKVIYQAQPVPATLTGYRPGDYRIGPGDNLIITVWEHAELNSPSAQTQVEASARVVRLDGTLYYPYINSIKAGGLTVPEFRANLQKALGQYLTGAQVDVNIQKYDSQKVIISGAVKNPGPQSLTNIPLNLVDAISRAGGESSDANLANLILKRDGHEYVMDIDTLNRTNSRLNEIYLKDGDQLHLGNDHANKIYVLGEVQKPQVMNYGTSTFNLMEALGNAGGISQETANAEAIYVIRGAQANNGQPATVFYLNAKKPTAFLLARQFDLRTSDVVFVGPANITRWNRFISQLLPSATVVGTTAAFNHN from the coding sequence ATGAAGCGATCGTTACTCGGTGTACTGCTCATCACTGCATTGGTCCAGGGCTGCGCCTTCGCGCCTGGGCAACACATGACCCCTGACGATGTGCAGGACAAGGACACCGGACCGGTGACCGTGGTGCCCATCACGTCCACCAGCGTCAACCAGCAGAAAGTCATTTACCAGGCCCAGCCTGTACCCGCCACCCTGACGGGGTACCGGCCCGGTGACTACCGCATCGGCCCAGGCGACAACCTGATCATCACCGTATGGGAACACGCTGAGCTCAACTCGCCCAGCGCCCAGACCCAGGTAGAGGCCAGTGCCCGGGTCGTGCGCCTGGATGGCACGCTGTACTACCCCTACATCAACTCGATCAAGGCCGGTGGCCTTACCGTGCCGGAGTTTCGCGCCAACCTGCAGAAGGCCCTGGGGCAATACCTGACCGGCGCCCAGGTGGACGTGAATATCCAGAAATATGACAGCCAGAAGGTCATCATCTCCGGAGCGGTGAAAAATCCTGGCCCACAATCGCTGACCAACATTCCGCTGAACCTGGTGGATGCCATCAGCCGCGCGGGGGGCGAGTCTTCGGATGCCAACCTGGCCAACCTGATCCTCAAACGCGACGGCCATGAATACGTCATGGACATCGATACCCTCAACCGCACCAACTCCCGGCTCAACGAAATCTACCTGAAGGATGGCGACCAACTGCACCTGGGCAACGACCACGCCAACAAGATTTACGTGCTGGGCGAAGTACAGAAGCCGCAGGTCATGAACTACGGCACCAGCACCTTCAACCTGATGGAAGCGCTGGGCAACGCCGGCGGCATCAGCCAGGAAACCGCCAACGCCGAGGCTATCTACGTGATCCGCGGTGCCCAGGCCAACAATGGCCAGCCAGCCACGGTGTTCTACCTGAATGCCAAGAAGCCCACGGCGTTCCTGCTGGCGCGCCAGTTTGACCTGCGCACCTCTGACGTGGTGTTCGTGGGCCCGGCGAACATCACCCGCTGGAACCGCTTCATCAGCCAACTGCTGCCGTCGGCAACGGTGGTCGGCACTACCGCGGCCTTCAACCACAACTGA
- a CDS encoding undecaprenyl-phosphate glucose phosphotransferase, whose translation MARPLKGILQAHQSALSLAHRALDIALIVTCTLWFNWMSGTLHASDTWGRLMAIVLVFHWLAEYHQLYGSWRGERVTRELLRVFNYWALTFCCLLVIDYTLNTAQVVLDRSLMAWFMLVLFALCGYRLLIRSTLQALRRRGFNTRTVAIVGTGQIGERLAYSITAAPWMGLHLLGFYDDEPQQMALDELGKRLPVLGNLDQLVLDARAGRIDKVYITLAMSCEPSLCNLVKGLSDTTASVYLIPDVFMFDLLHARSESINGLTSISLVDTPMDGSSQLVKRFEDVIVSSLILAVIAVPMVLIALGIKITSRGPVFFRQTRYGLDGRPIMVWKFRSMTVQENGHEVRQASRNDCRVTPFGAFLRRTSLDELPQFFNVLRGDMSIVGPRPHAVAHNEQYRKQVNCYMLRHKVKPGITGWAQVNGWRGETTTLDKMQKRIEFDLDYIEHWSVWLDLKIIALTLFKGFIHKNAF comes from the coding sequence ATGGCAAGACCGTTAAAAGGCATCCTGCAGGCCCACCAGTCGGCGCTTTCGCTGGCCCACCGGGCACTGGACATCGCCCTGATCGTTACGTGCACCCTCTGGTTCAACTGGATGTCCGGCACCCTGCACGCCAGCGACACCTGGGGCCGCCTGATGGCCATCGTGCTGGTGTTCCATTGGCTCGCCGAGTACCACCAACTGTACGGTTCGTGGCGCGGCGAGCGGGTGACCCGCGAACTGCTGCGCGTGTTCAACTACTGGGCATTGACGTTCTGCTGCCTGCTCGTGATCGATTACACGCTCAATACCGCGCAGGTCGTGCTCGACCGTAGCCTGATGGCCTGGTTCATGCTCGTGCTATTCGCCCTGTGCGGCTACCGGCTGCTGATTCGCAGCACCCTGCAGGCCTTGCGCCGGCGGGGCTTCAACACCCGCACGGTAGCCATCGTCGGCACCGGGCAGATCGGCGAGCGGCTGGCTTACTCCATCACCGCCGCGCCCTGGATGGGCCTTCACCTGCTGGGGTTCTATGACGACGAACCGCAACAGATGGCCCTGGACGAACTGGGCAAGCGCCTGCCGGTGCTGGGCAACCTGGACCAGCTGGTACTGGACGCCCGCGCCGGGCGTATCGACAAGGTCTACATCACCCTGGCCATGAGCTGCGAGCCGTCGCTGTGCAACCTGGTCAAGGGCCTGAGCGACACCACCGCTTCGGTGTACCTGATACCTGATGTGTTCATGTTCGACCTGCTGCACGCCCGCAGCGAGAGCATCAACGGCCTGACCAGCATCAGCCTGGTCGACACCCCCATGGATGGCTCCAGCCAGCTGGTCAAGCGCTTCGAGGACGTGATTGTCAGCAGCCTGATCCTCGCGGTCATCGCCGTGCCCATGGTGCTGATCGCGCTGGGGATCAAAATCACCTCGCGCGGCCCCGTGTTTTTCCGCCAGACGCGCTATGGTTTAGATGGAAGGCCGATCATGGTCTGGAAGTTCCGCAGCATGACGGTCCAGGAAAATGGCCATGAAGTCCGTCAAGCCAGTCGCAATGACTGTCGCGTGACCCCATTCGGGGCATTTCTGCGGCGGACATCGCTGGACGAGTTGCCCCAGTTCTTCAACGTGCTGCGTGGTGACATGTCCATCGTCGGCCCGCGCCCCCATGCAGTGGCGCACAACGAGCAGTACCGCAAGCAGGTCAATTGCTACATGTTGCGGCATAAGGTCAAGCCCGGCATCACCGGCTGGGCGCAAGTCAATGGATGGCGCGGGGAGACCACGACCTTGGACAAAATGCAGAAGCGCATCGAATTCGACCTGGACTACATCGAACACTGGTCTGTGTGGCTGGACCTGAAAATCATCGCACTGACCCTGTTCAAGGGCTTTATCCACAAAAACGCGTTTTGA